A section of the Tumebacillus amylolyticus genome encodes:
- the aspS gene encoding aspartate--tRNA ligase yields the protein MSEQFQGQTLHRTHNAGELSKAQVGQQVTLTGWVQRRRDLGGLIFIDLRDRSGYVQAVFEPNRNGEELMALGDKLRNEYVVALRGTVVARDEKAVNTKISTGEIEIYVDAVEILNAAKMTPFFIQDNVDVDENLRLKYRYLDLRRPEMQKIFLLRSKAVKFFRDYLDTNGFLEVETPMLTKSTPEGARDYLVPSRVHPGEFYALPQSPQLFKQLLMVSGFERYYQVARCFRDEDLRADRQPEFTQLDIEQSFIPLDKFHEMIEEMMVGLFKTTLDLEIPKPFPRMTYAEAMARYGSDKPDIRYGVELQDLTEQVRGCGFKVFNAAVESGGQVKAVVAPGCAGYSRKQIDELEAFVKRYGAKGLAWMAVQDEGVKSPIAKFFSEEEVQALIASVGASTGDLILFVADSKKVVADALGNLRQKLARELNLIDESQFKFLWVTEFPLLEHDEESNRYVAAHHPFTMPMEEDLHLLETDPASVRAQAYDLALNGFEIGGGSMRIFRREIQERMFKALGFTLEEAWEQFGFLLEAFEYGTPPHGGIAFGLDRIIMIMAQRQSLRDTIAFPKTSSATDLLTNAPSPVTTTQLDTLHIARHGKALLEADETSEGETNDPVAK from the coding sequence ATGAGCGAACAGTTCCAAGGACAAACACTGCACCGCACGCACAACGCGGGCGAGTTGAGCAAAGCACAGGTAGGGCAACAGGTTACTTTGACCGGCTGGGTACAACGCCGCCGCGACCTCGGCGGACTGATCTTCATCGACCTGCGCGACCGTTCGGGCTACGTGCAAGCGGTCTTCGAACCGAACCGCAACGGCGAAGAACTGATGGCGCTCGGCGACAAACTCCGCAACGAGTACGTCGTCGCTCTGCGCGGCACCGTCGTAGCTCGTGATGAAAAAGCGGTTAACACCAAGATCTCGACCGGCGAGATTGAAATCTATGTTGACGCTGTGGAGATCTTGAACGCGGCGAAAATGACGCCGTTCTTCATCCAAGACAACGTGGATGTCGATGAAAACTTGCGCCTGAAGTACCGCTACCTCGACCTGCGCCGTCCGGAGATGCAGAAGATCTTCCTCTTGCGCTCCAAAGCTGTGAAGTTTTTCCGTGACTACCTGGACACCAACGGGTTCCTGGAAGTGGAAACGCCGATGCTGACCAAGTCCACTCCGGAAGGCGCGCGCGACTATCTCGTGCCGTCCCGCGTACATCCGGGCGAGTTCTACGCACTGCCGCAATCTCCGCAGTTGTTCAAACAATTGCTGATGGTTTCCGGCTTTGAGCGCTACTACCAAGTTGCGCGTTGCTTCCGCGACGAAGACCTTCGTGCAGACCGTCAACCGGAATTCACCCAGCTCGACATCGAGCAATCGTTCATTCCGCTTGACAAGTTCCACGAGATGATCGAAGAGATGATGGTAGGTCTGTTCAAGACCACTCTCGACTTGGAAATTCCGAAACCGTTCCCGCGCATGACCTACGCAGAAGCGATGGCGCGCTACGGCTCCGACAAGCCGGACATTCGCTACGGCGTGGAACTGCAAGACCTGACGGAACAAGTTCGCGGGTGCGGCTTCAAGGTGTTCAACGCAGCGGTTGAATCCGGCGGCCAAGTCAAAGCGGTCGTCGCACCGGGTTGCGCAGGCTACTCCCGCAAGCAGATCGACGAGCTCGAAGCGTTCGTCAAGCGCTACGGTGCAAAGGGTCTCGCGTGGATGGCTGTTCAAGACGAAGGCGTGAAGTCTCCGATTGCGAAGTTCTTCTCCGAAGAAGAAGTGCAAGCGCTGATTGCAAGCGTCGGCGCCTCCACCGGCGACCTGATTCTGTTCGTCGCGGACAGCAAAAAAGTCGTCGCCGACGCTCTGGGCAACCTGCGTCAAAAACTCGCTCGCGAACTGAACTTGATCGACGAATCGCAGTTCAAATTCCTCTGGGTCACGGAGTTCCCGCTGCTTGAGCATGACGAGGAATCCAACCGCTACGTGGCGGCGCACCATCCGTTCACCATGCCGATGGAAGAAGACCTGCACTTGCTGGAAACCGATCCGGCGAGCGTCCGCGCTCAGGCGTACGATCTCGCGCTGAACGGCTTTGAGATCGGTGGCGGCTCCATGCGGATCTTCCGCCGTGAAATCCAAGAGCGTATGTTCAAGGCGCTTGGCTTCACGCTCGAAGAGGCGTGGGAGCAATTCGGCTTCCTGCTCGAAGCGTTCGAGTACGGCACCCCGCCGCATGGTGGCATCGCGTTTGGCCTCGACCGGATCATCATGATCATGGCACAGCGCCAATCTCTGCGCGACACCATCGCGTTCCCGAAAACCTCTTCGGCAACCGACCTGTTGACCAACGCGCCTTCCCCGGTCACGACGACGCAGTTGGATACGTTGCACATCGCCCGCCACGGCAAAGCACTGCTTGAGGCCGATGAAACTTCCGAAGGAGAGACCAACGACCCAGTCGCAAAATAG
- the hisS gene encoding histidine--tRNA ligase: MLTNRPRGVNDILPGDVEKWQFIERTARDVCRRFNVSEIRTPIFEHTELFQRGVGETTDIVEKEMYTFQDRGDRSLTLRPEGTASAVRSFVENKLYAQPQPTKLFYIGPMFRYERPQSGRYRQFHQFGAEVLGVNEPSVDAEVLALVMTFFNELGLKNITLEINSVGSPASREAYRGALREHLAPVKDQLCKDCQSRFDRNPMRILDCKIDASNETVSSSPFMLDYLTDEDKTHFEQVKSYLDSFGINYVVNPRMVRGLDYYTQTAFEFIESGSTISGGGRYNGMVEQFGGPDMPGFGFGVGIERVLIALQNQEVELPIEKGIDVFLVALGEEAQKRTVTLLQELRTAGLVADKDYLGKSMKAQMKAADRLKAKQVVILGDDELAQGVANVKDMESGEQVSVPLSELVEKIQQKL; encoded by the coding sequence ATGTTGACCAATCGTCCTCGCGGGGTGAACGACATTCTCCCCGGCGATGTGGAGAAATGGCAGTTTATCGAGCGCACGGCGCGCGATGTGTGCCGCCGCTTTAACGTTTCGGAGATTCGCACGCCGATTTTTGAACACACGGAACTCTTCCAACGCGGCGTCGGCGAAACGACCGACATCGTGGAGAAGGAGATGTACACGTTCCAAGACCGTGGGGATCGCTCGCTGACCCTGCGTCCGGAAGGCACGGCGTCTGCTGTCCGTTCGTTCGTGGAGAACAAACTTTATGCACAACCGCAACCGACCAAGTTGTTCTACATCGGTCCGATGTTCCGCTACGAGCGTCCGCAGTCCGGTCGCTACCGCCAGTTCCACCAGTTCGGCGCCGAAGTGCTCGGCGTGAACGAGCCGAGCGTCGATGCGGAGGTCCTCGCGTTGGTGATGACTTTTTTCAACGAACTCGGTTTGAAAAACATCACGCTTGAGATCAACTCCGTCGGCTCGCCGGCCTCACGGGAAGCATACCGCGGGGCCCTGCGCGAACATCTCGCACCGGTCAAGGATCAGCTTTGCAAGGACTGCCAGAGCCGCTTCGACCGCAATCCGATGCGCATCTTGGATTGCAAGATCGACGCGTCGAACGAAACTGTATCCAGCTCGCCGTTCATGCTCGACTACCTGACGGACGAAGACAAGACACACTTCGAACAAGTCAAGAGCTACCTCGATTCGTTCGGCATCAACTATGTCGTCAACCCGCGCATGGTGCGCGGCCTCGACTACTACACGCAGACCGCGTTTGAGTTCATCGAGTCGGGGTCCACGATCTCCGGGGGCGGTCGTTACAACGGCATGGTCGAACAATTTGGCGGTCCGGATATGCCGGGGTTCGGGTTTGGAGTGGGCATCGAGCGCGTGTTGATCGCACTGCAGAACCAAGAGGTGGAATTGCCGATCGAGAAGGGCATCGATGTGTTCCTCGTCGCGCTCGGTGAGGAAGCGCAGAAGCGGACCGTCACCCTTTTACAAGAACTGCGCACGGCTGGACTCGTGGCTGACAAAGACTATCTCGGCAAGAGCATGAAAGCGCAGATGAAAGCGGCTGACCGTCTAAAAGCCAAGCAAGTTGTCATCCTCGGAGACGACGAACTGGCGCAGGGCGTTGCGAACGTCAAGGATATGGAAAGCGGCGAGCAGGTGTCTGTACCGCTCTCCGAACTGGTTGAGAAAATCCAACAGAAACTGTAA
- a CDS encoding MFS transporter, with amino-acid sequence MSYRELLRHRGYSLLFSGQVLSQVGDAVYEVGIVWLVYRLTGSAAALGWLAFCQSVPYLVCGLLAGALADRWNRRTTMLVSDLVRAAAVAYLAVRYATGNLTAVEVCAVAVVLTTARSFFHPAMRALYPEMLGQEQLLLANSLSEGSKRICKVGGMMLGGVLMAQAQADVVLWGNAASFLLSFVTLLALKKTAQQTESVKPGNSRGTGSLFQEIRSAFGEVYRRRQVLFAIAMSSFGLVVSAGLIKVGLPLLAGNVLHGEGDVYGLLMACFSIGMFLSTASMKKLAARLSLVQLVAVGWLLYGAMFVALSFAPPLTLACVLVGATGFAHFLTDIPVTTLIQQTMPLHRMSACQSIWATASFGSESLGVILGGAVLGVATVGLTFAAAGALLLSLGVVSVRKLRGFGQNVLDRQSLSE; translated from the coding sequence ATGTCGTATCGGGAATTGTTACGCCATCGCGGCTACTCCCTTTTGTTTTCGGGGCAGGTCTTGTCGCAGGTGGGCGACGCTGTCTATGAAGTTGGCATCGTTTGGTTGGTCTATCGGCTGACAGGGAGTGCTGCGGCGCTCGGGTGGTTGGCGTTCTGCCAGAGCGTGCCGTATCTGGTCTGCGGGTTGCTGGCAGGTGCCTTGGCCGATCGTTGGAACCGCCGAACGACGATGTTGGTTTCCGATCTCGTCCGGGCCGCCGCCGTGGCGTATCTGGCGGTGCGCTATGCTACCGGAAATTTGACGGCGGTGGAAGTGTGCGCCGTTGCAGTCGTGCTGACAACTGCGAGGTCGTTTTTTCATCCGGCGATGCGGGCGTTGTACCCGGAGATGCTCGGGCAAGAGCAACTCTTGCTCGCCAACTCGCTGAGTGAGGGTTCCAAACGCATTTGCAAAGTCGGCGGGATGATGCTTGGCGGTGTTTTGATGGCACAAGCGCAGGCGGACGTGGTCTTGTGGGGCAATGCCGCCTCGTTCCTGCTCTCGTTTGTCACCCTGCTCGCTTTGAAAAAAACGGCGCAGCAGACAGAGTCTGTGAAGCCGGGGAACTCTCGCGGAACAGGCTCGCTTTTTCAAGAGATTCGTTCTGCATTCGGAGAAGTCTATCGCCGACGCCAAGTCTTGTTCGCGATCGCGATGTCCTCGTTCGGATTGGTGGTCTCCGCGGGTTTGATCAAAGTCGGTTTGCCTTTGCTTGCGGGGAACGTCCTGCACGGTGAGGGCGACGTGTACGGTCTGCTGATGGCGTGTTTCTCCATAGGGATGTTCCTCTCCACCGCATCGATGAAAAAACTCGCGGCCCGACTCTCGCTCGTACAGCTCGTCGCTGTAGGGTGGTTGCTCTACGGGGCCATGTTCGTCGCCCTCTCGTTCGCACCGCCGCTTACTCTGGCGTGCGTGTTGGTAGGCGCGACGGGGTTTGCGCATTTTTTGACAGACATTCCGGTGACGACGCTGATCCAGCAGACGATGCCTTTGCATCGCATGTCCGCGTGTCAAAGCATCTGGGCGACGGCGTCGTTTGGCTCCGAGTCGCTCGGAGTCATCCTCGGCGGGGCGGTGCTTGGCGTTGCGACAGTTGGCTTGACATTTGCCGCTGCGGGGGCTCTGTTGTTGAGTTTGGGCGTGGTGTCTGTGCGTAAACTTCGTGGATTTGGGCAGAATGTACTTGACAGACAATCTTTGTCTGAGTAA
- a CDS encoding putative polysaccharide biosynthesis protein, producing MSSTAKKGLVAGAFSLALAGMISKVLGIVYIVPLQNMAHDYVMALYQHAYAIYVIILTVTTAGIPLAISKLIAERNAMRDYAAADQIYRVGARYMTLAGVVMWAIMFALGGVIALIVGNYAASTAIRALSFALLVVPLLAAMRGYLQGHQEMGVSGSSQVLEQLVRSLAILGGVYAFKQMNAPDNWTAAVATFSGVLGAAVSVFYLARHVVRIRRANKAKITKPSGMSNKQIFRKIAVVALPISLSSLVLPLSQNVDNLTITNMLMWGMNLSQHAADSEFGIFTARALRLIAMPLSLATAIGLSLMPAITQAIAEKNTQLRNERVLMSYRLTSFFSFPVAAGILLLAGPIDITLFKDTAGSDTIAMVSLMAIFSSFELVTAYILQALGHMYLPIRYMFAGLILKTVLNLALVPFYGIFGAAIASVLGYLLSSILNFRSVQKIGKVPLAFNDIFGKPVLASVLMGIVVWIITKIPFDVIISNERIANLILVILCGGIGAVVFFAVMVAIKGITREEIKRIPVLNRLIR from the coding sequence ATGTCTTCAACTGCAAAAAAAGGATTGGTCGCCGGAGCCTTCTCGTTGGCTTTGGCCGGGATGATCTCCAAGGTGTTGGGCATCGTCTACATCGTGCCGCTGCAGAACATGGCGCACGACTATGTCATGGCGTTGTATCAGCACGCCTATGCGATCTACGTCATCATCTTGACGGTGACGACGGCAGGCATCCCGCTTGCGATCTCCAAACTGATTGCGGAGCGCAACGCCATGCGGGATTATGCGGCCGCCGATCAAATCTACCGCGTGGGGGCGCGGTACATGACATTGGCGGGGGTCGTCATGTGGGCGATCATGTTCGCACTGGGCGGTGTCATTGCGCTCATCGTCGGCAACTACGCGGCATCCACCGCGATCCGGGCGTTGTCGTTTGCGCTGCTGGTCGTGCCGTTGCTCGCCGCGATGCGCGGGTATTTGCAAGGGCACCAAGAGATGGGGGTCTCCGGCTCTTCGCAAGTATTAGAGCAGTTGGTGCGTTCACTCGCGATCCTTGGCGGTGTCTACGCGTTTAAACAAATGAACGCTCCGGACAATTGGACGGCGGCGGTCGCAACGTTCTCCGGCGTCCTCGGTGCTGCGGTCAGCGTGTTTTACCTCGCCCGTCATGTCGTTCGCATTCGCCGGGCGAACAAAGCCAAGATCACCAAGCCTTCGGGCATGAGCAACAAGCAGATTTTCCGAAAAATCGCAGTGGTGGCACTGCCGATCTCGCTGTCATCGCTCGTCTTGCCACTGTCTCAAAACGTAGACAACTTGACGATCACCAACATGTTGATGTGGGGGATGAACCTCTCGCAACATGCTGCCGACTCGGAGTTTGGGATCTTCACGGCGCGGGCGTTGCGTTTGATTGCGATGCCGTTGTCGCTTGCGACTGCCATCGGTTTGTCTCTGATGCCTGCCATCACCCAAGCGATTGCAGAAAAAAACACACAGCTGCGCAATGAGCGCGTGTTGATGTCCTACCGTTTGACCTCGTTCTTCTCGTTCCCTGTCGCGGCGGGCATCCTGTTGCTGGCAGGTCCTATCGACATCACGTTGTTCAAAGACACGGCAGGTTCGGATACGATTGCCATGGTTTCGCTGATGGCGATCTTCTCGTCGTTTGAGCTGGTCACAGCCTATATTTTGCAAGCGCTCGGACACATGTACCTGCCGATCCGCTATATGTTTGCAGGTTTGATTTTGAAGACTGTGTTGAACTTGGCGCTGGTGCCGTTCTACGGGATTTTCGGTGCGGCGATTGCCAGTGTACTCGGCTATTTGCTGTCGTCGATTTTGAACTTCCGCTCGGTGCAGAAGATCGGCAAAGTCCCGCTGGCGTTCAACGATATTTTTGGCAAACCGGTGCTGGCGTCTGTGTTGATGGGAATCGTGGTCTGGATCATCACCAAGATTCCGTTTGACGTCATCATCTCGAACGAGCGGATCGCCAATCTGATTTTGGTGATCCTCTGCGGCGGGATCGGGGCGGTGGTGTTCTTCGCGGTGATGGTGGCCATCAAGGGCATCACGCGCGAAGAAATCAAGCGAATCCCCGTTTTGAACCGTTTGATTCGCTAA
- the hemZ gene encoding coproporphyrinogen dehydrogenase HemZ, which produces MRIAIELGNPKYQSETERLVHLFFEEEEVVFDEQADAALFIRTWTEEGAASVTARTELHDRRDGRSYRSFFTKQVEANATPNIMQKRGKSATLRALHDVLEKLTGEHQPWGILFGVRPLKLVHNMREQGHNNASIREKLRTEHAISEERIELLLEIADAQIQTMPDLYEIDREVSIYVGIPFCPTHCAYCTFPAYSMEDKATYAPSFLDALDREFAAIGAFLHEHSIPVTSVYLGGGTPTSLKAPEMERVMKAIYAHIPNAKPWREFTVEAGRPDTITPERIEVMRRYGVNRISVNPQTFKAETLKTIGRGHTPDIVDKRFHLVKEAGFENINMDMILGLPGEDLDDVRHTRARIEALNPDSVTVHTMSFKRTAVVNKEREQYEIPHTRIVRRMMAETAEWARGMGYHPYYVYRQKDILGNLENVGYAKPGMDSIYNIAIMEERQTIIGLGGGASSKLYRKGEFLSHVYNAKEPKAYVDSVDSVIEKKLKALREVFVPHSV; this is translated from the coding sequence ATGCGGATCGCCATCGAGCTTGGCAACCCGAAGTACCAAAGCGAAACGGAACGCTTGGTCCACCTGTTCTTCGAGGAAGAGGAAGTGGTATTCGATGAACAGGCAGACGCGGCGCTTTTCATAAGAACTTGGACAGAGGAGGGAGCAGCCTCTGTTACTGCACGAACCGAATTGCACGACCGTCGCGACGGTCGCAGCTACCGGAGCTTTTTCACCAAACAGGTGGAAGCGAACGCAACTCCTAACATCATGCAAAAACGCGGCAAGTCCGCCACGTTGCGCGCGCTTCACGACGTGTTGGAGAAGTTGACCGGTGAGCACCAACCGTGGGGCATCTTGTTTGGCGTGCGCCCGTTGAAGCTCGTTCACAACATGCGCGAACAGGGCCACAACAACGCCTCGATTCGGGAAAAGCTCCGCACGGAGCATGCGATTTCAGAGGAGCGAATTGAACTCTTGCTGGAGATCGCCGATGCGCAGATCCAGACGATGCCCGACCTGTATGAGATCGACCGAGAAGTTTCCATCTACGTCGGCATCCCGTTCTGCCCGACCCATTGCGCGTATTGCACGTTCCCGGCGTACTCGATGGAGGACAAAGCCACGTATGCGCCGTCGTTTCTCGATGCGTTGGATCGTGAATTCGCGGCGATTGGCGCGTTTTTGCACGAGCACAGCATTCCGGTGACGTCTGTCTATCTGGGGGGCGGTACACCGACATCGCTGAAAGCGCCGGAGATGGAGCGCGTCATGAAGGCGATCTATGCTCACATCCCGAATGCAAAACCGTGGCGAGAATTTACGGTGGAAGCTGGCCGCCCGGATACGATTACCCCGGAGCGAATCGAAGTGATGCGTCGCTACGGCGTTAACCGCATCTCGGTCAACCCGCAGACGTTCAAGGCGGAGACGCTCAAAACGATCGGTCGCGGCCACACGCCGGACATCGTGGACAAGCGCTTCCATCTCGTCAAAGAAGCGGGCTTTGAGAACATCAACATGGACATGATTCTCGGCCTGCCGGGGGAAGATCTCGACGACGTCCGCCATACGCGTGCGCGTATCGAAGCGCTGAACCCGGACTCGGTGACGGTCCATACGATGTCGTTCAAACGGACCGCCGTGGTCAACAAAGAGCGTGAGCAATATGAGATTCCGCACACGCGCATCGTGCGCCGGATGATGGCGGAAACCGCTGAGTGGGCGAGGGGAATGGGCTACCATCCCTACTACGTCTATCGTCAGAAGGACATCCTCGGCAACTTGGAAAACGTCGGCTACGCAAAGCCCGGCATGGACTCGATCTACAACATCGCGATCATGGAGGAGCGTCAGACGATCATCGGCCTTGGCGGAGGTGCGTCGTCGAAACTCTACCGCAAAGGCGAGTTCCTAAGCCATGTCTACAACGCCAAGGAACCGAAAGCGTACGTTGATTCGGTCGACAGCGTGATCGAGAAAAAACTCAAAGCCCTGCGTGAAGTGTTCGTTCCCCATTCCGTCTAA
- a CDS encoding SH3 domain-containing protein — MTRKRWILILVICFSLLSSMIAAAAEGRFVKVIAYDVNIRSGASTEEGVIGHADYGDQFEVVTSENGWYQVQLGKGQSGWIHASLVKEGGRFATSNPVIDVAQSKVESLNVRGGASTSFEIVTTIQPGTTYPVLQQNADWVQIRLPDDRTGWVSKQYVTMSEGKAKPNAQAEQERATVLSDSVNIRADNSQSAPILGTLKLGDLVQVIEEGADWTKIDWQGKEAYVKAQYLKLPGKPSPVKDTLPPSNEQSDVTLTLQDATNLRSGPGTNFALLETGAAGASYPVTGKSGNWLEVTMKNGHTAWIAGWLPNVSGDLSKLPERGQSLDGVLHGKTIVLDAGHGGYDVGAVGRDTGVYEKDLTLSLTTLLANKLTSTGARVVLTRSDDTFVTLDDRVQISKREDCDIFVSLHFNTNANPNLSGTMTFYYNEDGKDHDLANRIQTQLVKNLGLPDLGTRFGDYYVLRENPRPAVLIETDFLTNSGDEQKAKDPNVQDKAAEAVFQALVDYLK, encoded by the coding sequence GTGACTCGCAAACGTTGGATTCTGATCTTGGTGATCTGTTTCTCCCTGTTGTCCTCCATGATCGCGGCGGCCGCTGAAGGCCGTTTCGTGAAAGTGATTGCCTACGATGTGAACATCCGCTCCGGAGCTTCCACCGAGGAGGGCGTGATCGGGCACGCTGACTACGGCGACCAATTCGAAGTGGTCACATCGGAAAACGGTTGGTATCAGGTGCAGCTCGGCAAGGGACAGAGCGGGTGGATTCACGCCTCGTTGGTCAAAGAGGGCGGGCGATTTGCCACGTCCAATCCTGTGATTGATGTGGCGCAATCGAAAGTCGAGAGTTTGAACGTGCGCGGTGGCGCGTCCACGTCATTTGAAATCGTCACAACGATCCAACCGGGTACGACCTATCCCGTGTTGCAACAAAACGCAGATTGGGTTCAAATCCGTCTGCCCGATGACCGGACAGGCTGGGTGTCGAAGCAATATGTCACGATGTCAGAGGGCAAGGCCAAACCGAACGCCCAAGCGGAGCAAGAGCGTGCCACCGTGCTCAGCGACTCCGTGAACATCCGTGCTGACAACTCCCAGTCTGCCCCGATCCTCGGCACCCTCAAACTCGGTGACCTCGTGCAAGTGATCGAAGAGGGTGCGGATTGGACGAAGATCGATTGGCAAGGCAAGGAAGCGTACGTCAAAGCTCAGTATCTCAAATTGCCGGGCAAGCCCTCCCCTGTCAAAGACACGTTGCCACCGTCAAATGAACAATCAGACGTGACGCTCACGTTGCAAGACGCCACGAACTTGCGCAGCGGGCCGGGAACGAACTTCGCTCTGTTGGAAACAGGGGCTGCGGGCGCTTCGTACCCCGTGACGGGCAAGTCGGGCAATTGGCTGGAAGTTACGATGAAAAACGGACATACAGCGTGGATCGCCGGATGGTTGCCAAACGTGAGCGGCGACCTCTCCAAACTGCCGGAGCGCGGACAGTCGTTGGACGGGGTGTTGCACGGCAAAACCATCGTCCTGGACGCTGGACACGGCGGGTATGATGTCGGTGCGGTCGGGCGAGATACCGGCGTCTATGAAAAAGACCTCACACTCTCCCTCACCACGCTTCTCGCCAACAAACTAACTTCCACCGGCGCACGCGTGGTACTCACACGTTCCGACGATACGTTCGTGACGCTCGATGACCGCGTGCAGATCTCCAAGCGAGAAGACTGCGACATCTTCGTCTCCTTGCATTTCAACACCAACGCCAACCCGAATCTCTCAGGCACGATGACCTTCTATTACAACGAGGACGGCAAGGATCACGACCTCGCCAACCGAATTCAGACACAACTCGTGAAGAACCTCGGCCTCCCCGATCTCGGCACGCGTTTCGGGGACTATTATGTCCTGCGCGAAAACCCGCGACCCGCCGTACTGATCGAGACCGACTTTCTCACCAATTCCGGAGATGAGCAAAAAGCGAAAGACCCGAACGTCCAAGACAAGGCAGCAGAAGCTGTTTTTCAAGCGCTGGTTGACTATCTCAAGTAG
- the codY gene encoding GTP-sensing pleiotropic transcriptional regulator CodY, giving the protein MALLEKIQRFNRLLQKSAANGVDFMELAKLLSDMVDSNVYVVSKTGKILGFGLAEYELTLEWNQIMTVDQKFPGEFNENLLKHTETEKNVENKSPFYVFSPEENEVFKKKNITIVPIIGGGTRLGTLVLARLNKEFSDDDLILSEYGATVVGMEIIRSEQEEIHEKARQRAMVMMALESLSFSEQEAIQHIFKELEGSEGLLVASKIADRVGITRSVIVNAIRKLESAGVIESRSLGMKGTYIKVLNPLFLDQLEAIDK; this is encoded by the coding sequence ATGGCTTTGTTGGAAAAAATACAGCGATTTAACCGACTCTTGCAAAAATCGGCGGCGAACGGTGTGGACTTCATGGAGTTGGCCAAGCTCCTGAGCGACATGGTCGATTCGAACGTATACGTAGTCAGCAAGACAGGCAAGATTCTCGGCTTCGGTCTCGCCGAGTACGAATTGACGCTTGAGTGGAACCAGATCATGACCGTTGATCAAAAGTTCCCGGGCGAATTCAACGAAAACCTGTTGAAGCACACCGAAACGGAGAAAAACGTTGAGAACAAATCCCCGTTCTACGTCTTCTCTCCGGAAGAAAACGAAGTCTTTAAAAAGAAAAACATCACGATCGTCCCGATTATCGGCGGCGGTACTCGTCTGGGGACGCTCGTCCTCGCTCGTCTGAACAAGGAGTTCAGCGACGATGATCTCATCCTCTCCGAGTACGGCGCAACCGTGGTCGGCATGGAGATCATCCGTTCCGAGCAAGAAGAGATTCATGAAAAAGCTCGTCAACGCGCAATGGTGATGATGGCGCTCGAATCTCTGTCCTTCTCCGAACAAGAAGCGATCCAGCACATCTTCAAAGAGCTCGAGGGCTCCGAAGGTCTGCTCGTCGCTTCCAAAATCGCAGACCGCGTCGGCATTACCCGTTCGGTTATCGTCAACGCGATCCGCAAGCTGGAATCTGCAGGTGTTATCGAATCCCGTTCGCTCGGGATGAAAGGGACGTACATCAAAGTCCTCAACCCGCTGTTCCTCGATCAACTCGAAGCCATCGACAAGTAA
- a CDS encoding CPBP family intramembrane glutamic endopeptidase: MREFVELVQMHEWLLPLLGAFYIIQLFSNSERGVRIPAMLGVAVGLGSWAQTGTMVGAMQGLLFGLATFGAAVAAYGWQVRVSIRKWVSLRMWRGIGFGVLFGGVQLGIGLLFSYVVQRLGGSVDEGSVREIVEQSPWPWLIPVAVGVAAGVYEELVYRKLADVWLSRWMPGWAVVLVSSFLWACTHGTGDVSPWYLRLVELGLIVGPLSFGFYRRFGLFPTVIAHGFYNAAVVLISEIILA, translated from the coding sequence ATGAGAGAGTTTGTTGAACTGGTGCAAATGCATGAATGGTTGCTTCCGTTGTTGGGGGCTTTCTATATAATACAGCTTTTTTCGAACTCCGAAAGAGGAGTTCGAATCCCAGCGATGCTCGGGGTGGCAGTGGGGTTGGGAAGTTGGGCGCAGACCGGGACGATGGTCGGGGCCATGCAAGGATTGCTGTTTGGACTGGCGACGTTTGGTGCGGCGGTGGCCGCTTATGGCTGGCAGGTGCGTGTTTCGATCCGGAAGTGGGTTTCGCTTCGGATGTGGCGGGGAATTGGGTTCGGTGTGTTGTTTGGCGGGGTTCAATTGGGGATTGGGCTGTTGTTTTCGTATGTTGTGCAGAGGTTGGGCGGCTCGGTGGACGAGGGGTCTGTTCGCGAGATCGTGGAGCAAAGTCCGTGGCCGTGGTTGATCCCTGTGGCGGTCGGTGTGGCTGCGGGGGTCTATGAAGAGCTGGTGTATCGGAAACTGGCGGATGTATGGTTGAGTCGTTGGATGCCTGGATGGGCGGTTGTTTTGGTGTCGTCGTTCCTGTGGGCGTGTACGCACGGGACGGGTGATGTGTCGCCGTGGTATCTGCGGTTGGTGGAGTTAGGATTGATTGTGGGGCCGTTGTCGTTTGGGTTTTATCGGAGATTTGGGTTGTTTCCCACAGTAATTGCGCACGGATTCTACAATGCAGCAGTCGTACTTATTAGTGAAATTATTCTTGCTTGA